In a genomic window of Nodosilinea sp. E11:
- a CDS encoding metal ABC transporter permease — MDWLIDPLSYEFMRQALLASLLVGILCPIVGTYLIVQRMAMLGDVVAHGVLPGLAIASFFNLPILLGAFTMGLFSTAVIAWIRAQSRIKVDTAMAITFSTFFSLGITLLTVFRSRVSLEQLLFGDILSINAGDVWQIAAIDSVVLVGVSLFYKELLFFTFDPLGAEALGLPVNRINFGLMAAITLAIIAGIKTVGVILVVALMVGPAATAYLLVTELHWMMGLGAVLGVLFGVMGMYGSYYLDIPSGPAIGLTVFTGFLLALLFSPRQGILTRYF, encoded by the coding sequence CTATGAGTTCATGCGCCAGGCGCTGCTGGCTAGCCTCCTAGTCGGCATTCTCTGCCCGATTGTAGGCACTTATCTGATCGTGCAGCGCATGGCCATGCTGGGGGATGTAGTGGCCCACGGGGTGCTGCCAGGACTGGCGATCGCTAGCTTCTTCAACCTGCCCATTCTGCTGGGTGCCTTTACCATGGGCCTATTCAGCACCGCTGTGATTGCCTGGATTCGCGCCCAGTCGCGGATCAAGGTCGATACTGCGATGGCGATCACCTTTTCCACCTTTTTTTCCTTAGGCATCACCCTGCTGACGGTGTTTCGCAGCCGCGTCTCCCTCGAGCAGCTGCTGTTTGGCGATATTCTCAGCATCAATGCTGGGGATGTCTGGCAAATTGCGGCGATCGATAGCGTAGTGCTGGTCGGCGTCAGCCTGTTTTATAAAGAACTGCTGTTCTTCACCTTTGACCCCCTAGGGGCTGAAGCCCTGGGCTTACCGGTCAACCGCATTAACTTTGGCCTGATGGCTGCTATCACCCTAGCCATCATCGCCGGCATCAAAACCGTAGGCGTCATTCTCGTTGTTGCCCTGATGGTAGGCCCCGCCGCCACAGCTTACCTACTCGTGACAGAACTCCATTGGATGATGGGGTTGGGAGCAGTTCTGGGGGTGCTGTTCGGGGTAATGGGCATGTATGGCAGCTACTATCTGGATATTCCGTCGGGGCCTGCGATCGGTCTGACCGTGTTTACGGGCTTTTTGCTAGCCCTACTCTTCAGCCCTCGTCAGGGGATTCTAACGCGCTACTTCTGA
- a CDS encoding glycosyltransferase, translating into MKSLLELYREHQGKVSDKWSLYLDEYDRLFSGFRNQPIRLLEIGIQNGGSLEIWGKYFSNAESLIGCDINPDCSKLSYDDHRISVVVGDANTDTTEDEIIACSSSFNLIIDDGSHVSDDIVKSFARYFRHLNEGGLFVIEDLHCSYWSNFQGGLYYPYSSLSFCKRLADIVNHEHWGVERERKQLLQGFTKQFSADFDELSLSKIHSIEFVNSICIIRKQSTQLNLLGSRFIAGKEIESVVSGHYELSGTTSPVKGQGDQVNNPWSRMLVSPEEDWESLSKVVVEKDQQIAVLSQAVTQRDQQISAYLNSRSYRITSPLRYGAHQVTRLRNLLHRETLSTEGSGGFRSSVRSLAIALRRKGLKRLFLDRFEKKYDPDLDNLYKKWVNLYDTLDDSKREKIRGQIQKFPYHPLISIVMPVYNPPAKFLNAAIESVMGQLYPHWELCIADDASTNPEIRQVLEHHAAQDDRIKVFYRSENGHISEASNSALSLATGDFVALLDHDDELSEHALFCVAKTIVQNPEAEIIYSDEDKIDESGQRFQPYFKCDFNYELFLAQNMVGHLTVYRHTLVEQVEGFRGEFNGSQDYDLLFRAIEQVSTRQIVHIPHVLYHWRAISGSTALSSRAKSYAVEAGRKAVAEHLRRSGVQAEVLPAPSASVYNRVRFQLPSSPPLVSIVIPTRDRSDLLSVCISSILMRTSYPNYEIIVIDNGSVEQATIDLFERLPSQIVRVIQDDSPFNFSALNNRGVQLAQGDVICLMNNDIEVLTPDWLEEMVSFAVRPNIGCVGARLWYPDGSIQHGGVILGLGGVAGHAHLMLREGDLGYFARAVLHQSLSVVTAACLVVRKNVFESVNGLDESLAVAFNDVDFCIRVRDAGYRNIWTPYAEMIHHESATRGYETTPEKQARFSLEVKFMQDRWGEKLNQDPAYNPNLAIDKNVFSYAFPPRVNCL; encoded by the coding sequence ATGAAGTCTTTACTTGAACTTTATCGTGAACACCAGGGTAAAGTCTCTGATAAATGGTCACTTTATCTTGACGAATACGACAGGCTCTTTTCAGGTTTTCGAAACCAACCCATACGCCTACTTGAGATTGGTATACAAAATGGTGGTTCGTTAGAGATATGGGGCAAATATTTCTCAAATGCCGAATCACTCATTGGCTGTGACATTAATCCCGATTGTTCAAAATTATCGTATGACGATCATCGCATTAGTGTTGTCGTTGGTGATGCTAATACGGATACAACTGAGGATGAAATTATTGCTTGTTCTTCCAGTTTTAATTTAATTATTGATGATGGATCTCATGTCTCCGATGATATTGTCAAGTCTTTTGCCCGTTATTTTCGCCACTTGAATGAAGGTGGTCTTTTTGTTATTGAAGACCTGCACTGCAGCTATTGGAGCAATTTCCAGGGTGGATTGTATTATCCATATTCGTCGCTTTCTTTTTGTAAGCGCTTAGCCGATATTGTCAATCATGAACATTGGGGTGTCGAGAGAGAACGGAAGCAACTGCTGCAAGGCTTCACCAAGCAATTTTCTGCTGATTTTGATGAATTGAGTCTTTCAAAGATTCACTCCATCGAGTTTGTTAATTCAATTTGCATAATAAGGAAACAGAGCACGCAACTCAATTTGTTGGGTAGTCGTTTTATCGCAGGTAAAGAAATTGAGAGTGTCGTTTCTGGTCATTATGAACTGTCTGGCACAACTTCTCCTGTAAAAGGCCAAGGTGATCAAGTTAACAATCCTTGGTCCCGGATGCTGGTATCACCTGAAGAAGACTGGGAGAGTCTGTCAAAAGTCGTGGTTGAAAAAGACCAACAGATCGCTGTGCTTAGCCAAGCAGTTACGCAACGGGACCAACAAATTTCTGCATATCTCAACTCTCGGAGTTACCGCATTACAAGCCCTCTGCGCTATGGAGCACATCAGGTTACTAGGCTACGGAATCTATTACATCGTGAAACTTTGAGCACGGAGGGGAGTGGTGGCTTTAGATCTTCAGTTCGCAGTTTAGCTATTGCATTGCGGCGTAAAGGATTAAAGCGTCTTTTTCTGGATCGATTTGAAAAAAAATACGATCCGGATCTTGATAATCTATATAAGAAATGGGTCAATCTCTATGACACGCTTGACGATTCTAAGCGAGAAAAAATTCGAGGTCAGATACAAAAGTTTCCGTATCATCCTCTAATCTCGATTGTTATGCCAGTTTATAATCCACCCGCCAAATTTCTCAATGCTGCCATTGAGTCAGTCATGGGGCAATTATATCCTCACTGGGAGCTTTGTATTGCTGATGATGCATCGACGAACCCAGAAATACGCCAAGTTCTTGAACATCATGCTGCTCAAGATGATCGCATTAAGGTTTTTTATCGTTCAGAGAATGGTCATATCTCTGAAGCTAGCAATTCAGCTTTGAGTTTAGCAACAGGAGACTTTGTTGCCCTTCTAGATCATGATGATGAACTATCAGAGCATGCCTTATTTTGCGTGGCAAAAACAATTGTTCAGAATCCTGAAGCAGAAATCATCTATTCGGACGAAGATAAGATTGACGAATCAGGTCAGCGCTTTCAACCTTACTTTAAGTGTGATTTCAATTATGAACTGTTTTTAGCCCAGAATATGGTTGGCCATTTGACAGTTTATCGACACACTTTAGTAGAGCAGGTAGAAGGTTTCAGAGGAGAATTTAATGGCTCTCAAGATTATGATCTATTGTTCCGTGCCATAGAACAAGTTTCTACTAGACAAATTGTTCATATTCCTCACGTGCTATACCATTGGCGTGCTATTTCTGGTAGCACTGCCTTAAGTTCTCGAGCAAAGAGTTATGCAGTTGAGGCAGGCCGTAAAGCAGTTGCCGAACATCTTCGCCGTTCTGGTGTACAGGCAGAAGTGCTTCCAGCTCCAAGCGCATCAGTATACAACAGGGTTCGTTTTCAGCTGCCGTCTTCTCCACCGCTGGTAAGCATTGTAATTCCAACACGTGATCGATCTGATTTGCTGTCAGTATGTATTAGCTCCATTTTAATGAGGACTAGCTATCCAAACTATGAAATCATTGTGATTGATAACGGTAGTGTAGAGCAAGCTACCATAGATTTGTTTGAACGCCTACCTAGCCAAATTGTACGTGTTATCCAAGATGATTCTCCATTCAATTTTTCTGCATTGAATAATCGAGGTGTTCAGCTAGCGCAAGGAGATGTCATTTGTTTAATGAATAATGATATCGAAGTCCTGACGCCCGATTGGCTAGAGGAAATGGTGTCTTTTGCTGTTCGTCCCAACATTGGCTGCGTGGGAGCACGCCTTTGGTATCCTGATGGATCTATACAGCATGGCGGCGTTATTCTTGGCCTAGGTGGAGTCGCTGGACATGCTCATTTAATGCTTCGGGAAGGAGATCTAGGATACTTTGCAAGAGCTGTGCTGCATCAAAGCTTGAGTGTTGTAACAGCGGCTTGCCTAGTTGTACGCAAGAACGTCTTTGAATCTGTTAATGGTTTAGATGAATCTTTAGCGGTAGCTTTTAATGATGTAGACTTTTGTATTAGGGTAAGGGATGCTGGTTATCGAAACATTTGGACTCCCTACGCTGAAATGATTCACCATGAGTCGGCAACTAGGGGTTATGAGACTACCCCAGAAAAACAAGCTAGATTTTCGTTGGAAGTTAAATTTATGCAAGATCGATGGGGTGAAAAACTTAATCAAGATCCTGCTTATAATCCAAATTTAGCGATTGATAAAAATGTTTTTTCCTATGCTTTTCCGCCAAGAGTCAACTGCCTCTGA
- a CDS encoding ABC transporter ATP-binding protein yields the protein MSSEIAIKVEGLSKCYQIYEKPIDRLKQLVLPRALSFIGVEGNQYFREFWALKDISFEIKKGETVGIVGRNGSGKSTLLQIICGTLNPSQGRIYANGRVAALLELGSGFNPEFTGRENIYMSGAILGLTKEEIDSRLDDIAAFADIGEFIEQPVKTYSSGMYVRLAFAVIAHVDAEILVIDEALAVGDAIFTQKCMRFLRKFKESGTLIFVSHDMGSVLNLCERAIWLNGGKLWQLGKAKEITEAYLQYTLQEAYGQDIQLQKLESAKIVPSDITADDYSSSYDTDSVPCLDYGSQMRVNDNLSEANGWKTGAGEILSVSLGPLIPKGNEIFAGGEMVRMVIRAIVYQDIDRPIIGFLVRDRLGQVLFGENTSSFTDLNPLSVVAGSTIESEYIFRLPMLPNGHYSVMASLADGDLYNNVQHHWLHNALILNVSSSKVRWGLVGVHFENIQLKEVV from the coding sequence ATGTCCTCTGAAATTGCTATTAAAGTTGAAGGGTTAAGTAAGTGCTATCAAATCTATGAAAAACCCATAGATCGCCTTAAGCAACTTGTTTTGCCTAGGGCACTTAGCTTCATAGGTGTCGAAGGTAATCAGTATTTTCGTGAGTTCTGGGCCTTAAAAGATATTTCTTTTGAGATAAAAAAAGGCGAAACCGTTGGAATAGTCGGACGAAATGGCAGTGGCAAGTCAACACTTCTTCAGATTATTTGTGGCACTCTAAATCCTAGCCAAGGCAGAATTTATGCTAATGGTAGAGTCGCAGCATTATTAGAATTGGGATCAGGTTTTAATCCAGAATTTACTGGCCGCGAAAATATTTATATGAGTGGCGCAATATTAGGGCTGACTAAAGAAGAGATTGATTCACGCTTAGATGATATTGCAGCGTTTGCGGATATTGGGGAATTTATTGAGCAACCAGTAAAAACCTACTCAAGTGGTATGTACGTTCGCCTAGCATTTGCAGTGATCGCGCACGTAGATGCAGAAATCCTTGTGATTGACGAGGCTCTTGCTGTTGGGGATGCGATTTTTACCCAAAAATGTATGCGTTTTCTCCGGAAATTTAAGGAGAGCGGCACTTTGATTTTCGTCAGTCATGACATGGGGTCTGTATTAAATCTCTGTGAACGCGCAATCTGGTTAAATGGCGGCAAGCTTTGGCAGCTCGGGAAAGCCAAGGAAATTACTGAGGCATACCTTCAATACACTCTACAGGAAGCTTACGGCCAAGACATTCAGCTCCAGAAACTTGAATCCGCTAAGATTGTCCCAAGCGATATAACAGCCGATGATTACTCATCGTCATATGATACTGATTCGGTACCTTGTCTGGACTACGGCAGCCAAATGCGCGTAAATGACAACCTCAGCGAAGCTAATGGTTGGAAGACTGGTGCAGGTGAAATTCTCTCCGTAAGCCTTGGCCCTTTGATTCCAAAAGGTAATGAGATCTTTGCGGGGGGCGAGATGGTTCGGATGGTAATCAGGGCGATTGTGTACCAGGACATAGATCGTCCTATAATAGGTTTTCTTGTGAGGGATCGGCTCGGCCAAGTCTTATTTGGGGAAAATACCTCATCCTTCACTGATCTCAATCCGCTGTCGGTTGTTGCTGGCTCTACCATTGAAAGTGAATACATTTTTCGGTTGCCTATGCTCCCGAATGGACATTACTCTGTTATGGCTTCGCTGGCGGATGGTGATCTTTACAATAACGTTCAGCATCATTGGCTACACAATGCATTGATCCTCAATGTCTCATCAAGCAAAGTCCGATGGGGATTAGTTGGCGTACATTTTGAAAACATTCAATTAAAAGAAGTGGTATGA
- a CDS encoding ABC transporter permease, whose product MQNFSTSPREGIRSLWHNRELATALIKRDVLGRYQGSILGIFWSFFHPLFMLAVYTFVFSIVFQARWGSSDGSRAEFALVLFSGLIVFNFFAECINRSPTLILSNSNYVKKVIFPLEILPCVAIGSAMFHSLVSLTVWLFGYVILFGFPSVTALLLPIVVLPLIFLTTGLSWFLSSLGVYLRDVAQVVTILTTVLMFLSPIFYPASAIPDSAKPLLLINPIAPALEQVRGILMWGELPSIQSWLYYLAGSTIVAWLGFAWFQKTRKGFADVL is encoded by the coding sequence ATGCAGAATTTCAGCACATCTCCAAGGGAAGGGATCAGGAGTTTATGGCACAATCGTGAATTGGCTACGGCTCTTATCAAGCGAGATGTCTTGGGTCGCTACCAAGGCTCAATCCTTGGGATTTTTTGGTCGTTCTTCCATCCGCTGTTCATGCTAGCCGTGTATACCTTTGTATTCAGCATAGTCTTTCAAGCACGTTGGGGTAGCAGTGATGGCTCGCGCGCAGAGTTTGCACTTGTTCTCTTTTCAGGGTTGATCGTCTTTAACTTCTTTGCAGAATGCATTAATCGATCTCCAACCCTGATACTGTCAAATAGCAACTATGTCAAGAAAGTGATCTTTCCTCTGGAAATATTGCCCTGTGTAGCTATTGGCTCCGCTATGTTTCACAGTTTAGTAAGTTTAACTGTATGGCTGTTCGGCTATGTCATTCTATTTGGTTTTCCTTCTGTGACAGCTTTACTACTACCCATAGTTGTATTACCTTTGATTTTTTTAACTACTGGGTTGTCATGGTTTCTTTCCTCACTAGGGGTTTATCTCCGTGACGTAGCACAGGTAGTAACAATACTAACGACAGTGCTGATGTTCTTATCTCCAATTTTTTATCCAGCGTCGGCAATTCCTGATAGTGCTAAGCCTCTTCTGTTGATTAACCCGATAGCCCCTGCATTGGAACAAGTGAGAGGCATTCTGATGTGGGGAGAATTACCCAGCATTCAGAGTTGGCTGTACTATTTAGCAGGCAGTACAATTGTTGCTTGGCTTGGTTTTGCATGGTTCCAAAAGACCAGGAAGGGGTTCGCTGATGTCCTCTGA
- a CDS encoding glycosyltransferase encodes MVFEAGRFPKVLAYVTAYQDEQSLRVCLDSIAKQVLPVTHILVVDNSPLPLLLPMQYNELVVIHCPENIGVGGGVTLALQQAINQGYDFVWLLDQDSQPDVMCLQHLAQVYQEQHCIEAPIAMVAPLVIDGVMDRIIGGAVFDRYRFKEYLPNWDTALWVECDAPIISGILIAIAAVKVAGLPQQELFMDGIDLEYGFRLKQHNFRNIIASRAILHHCLGNPLKVLFLGKPYFIQNYSIPRSYYYHRNHTHLEMLFSESKYKPWTFLWRCYIVAKDLLLTLLYRDQKSSRISACLIGTWHGFLGRIRKLERSS; translated from the coding sequence ATGGTCTTTGAGGCTGGCCGTTTCCCCAAGGTATTGGCCTATGTTACCGCTTATCAAGATGAACAATCCCTCAGAGTCTGCCTAGATTCGATCGCGAAGCAGGTGCTCCCGGTTACTCACATCTTGGTTGTAGATAACTCTCCTCTACCACTACTGTTGCCGATGCAGTACAACGAACTGGTAGTCATACACTGTCCAGAAAATATCGGTGTCGGTGGTGGCGTTACTCTTGCACTTCAGCAGGCAATCAATCAAGGCTATGATTTTGTGTGGTTACTAGACCAGGACAGTCAGCCAGATGTCATGTGTTTGCAGCACTTGGCTCAAGTTTATCAGGAGCAGCACTGCATAGAGGCTCCTATCGCGATGGTTGCACCTTTGGTGATTGATGGGGTGATGGATCGAATCATTGGTGGGGCGGTGTTTGATCGATATCGGTTCAAAGAATACTTGCCAAATTGGGATACTGCTTTATGGGTGGAGTGTGATGCACCCATAATTTCTGGAATACTAATTGCGATTGCTGCTGTCAAGGTTGCGGGGCTACCCCAGCAAGAGTTGTTTATGGATGGGATAGATCTAGAGTATGGATTCAGACTAAAGCAGCATAACTTCAGAAATATTATTGCTTCCAGGGCTATTCTCCATCACTGTCTTGGCAATCCTCTCAAAGTACTCTTTCTGGGTAAACCCTATTTTATTCAAAATTATTCTATCCCAAGAAGTTACTACTACCACCGAAATCATACTCATTTAGAAATGCTTTTTTCTGAATCTAAATATAAGCCTTGGACCTTTCTTTGGCGTTGCTACATCGTTGCAAAAGATTTGCTTTTAACACTGCTATATAGGGATCAAAAGTCGAGCAGAATATCTGCCTGCCTAATAGGAACATGGCATGGCTTCTTGGGTCGCATTAGGAAGCTAGAGCGATCGTCGTAG
- a CDS encoding putative sugar O-methyltransferase, with translation MIKKFFKKILLFIPLVKKYTAYTRQNKNILAENKRLQELIKNSRSPGLFDSPDDFLTERLLAHPAKNPLPSVNLSSQKAVDGLNRAVIADRLIKSYHKALEDEKYSLFRQEGEDLWTDLVRNELPELMETIDQKDPEKLGHYLMEFGQSFVWFGGITTCVDGYNRNLDPRQVALTYWDKLVCLAECLGVVQFENPENGPWGDILHFNMDELLYGIEQEIGIDISLPLGIIYTDGLKIGDRLFHYRHINSLYSAIRIARLNCHGDAVCEFGGGLGMTAVYARRLGFVDYTIFDLPITCLLAGHYLMHAVGEASVCLYGETATEGSIKVLPYWECAVMPDNSFGLTVNQDSFPEISDNLISQYLLHIKRSTKNYFLSINHECFYPRTVRKFTKDSGGYEPVYRSKCWVREGYLEEVFRISK, from the coding sequence ATGATAAAAAAGTTTTTCAAGAAAATCCTTCTCTTTATTCCTTTAGTCAAAAAGTATACTGCCTATACTCGCCAAAACAAAAATATACTTGCAGAAAACAAAAGATTACAAGAATTGATTAAAAATTCTAGGAGTCCTGGGCTTTTTGATTCACCAGATGATTTTTTAACTGAAAGGCTGTTAGCTCATCCAGCGAAAAATCCACTTCCTTCTGTCAATTTAAGTAGCCAAAAAGCTGTAGATGGACTGAATCGTGCAGTTATTGCAGATCGCTTGATAAAGTCTTATCACAAAGCTCTGGAAGATGAAAAATATTCTTTGTTTAGGCAAGAAGGAGAGGATCTGTGGACAGACCTAGTTCGTAATGAATTGCCTGAACTAATGGAAACGATCGATCAAAAAGATCCAGAAAAGCTGGGCCACTATTTAATGGAATTTGGTCAATCGTTTGTCTGGTTTGGAGGCATTACTACGTGTGTTGATGGCTACAATAGAAACCTTGATCCGCGACAGGTCGCGTTAACCTATTGGGACAAGCTTGTCTGCTTAGCTGAATGTTTAGGTGTTGTACAGTTTGAGAACCCTGAGAATGGCCCTTGGGGTGATATTTTGCATTTCAACATGGATGAGCTGCTATACGGAATTGAACAAGAAATTGGCATAGATATATCTTTACCTTTAGGGATTATATACACTGATGGATTGAAAATTGGCGATAGACTTTTTCACTACAGGCATATCAATTCTCTGTATAGTGCAATAAGGATTGCCAGGTTGAACTGCCATGGCGATGCCGTCTGCGAGTTTGGTGGTGGACTTGGTATGACTGCTGTCTATGCGAGAAGACTAGGGTTTGTAGATTACACAATTTTTGATTTGCCGATAACTTGCCTGCTAGCTGGTCATTACCTTATGCACGCAGTTGGCGAAGCCTCTGTATGTCTCTATGGTGAGACAGCTACAGAGGGCTCTATAAAAGTTCTCCCTTATTGGGAATGTGCCGTCATGCCTGACAACAGTTTTGGCTTGACTGTTAATCAAGATAGTTTTCCAGAGATATCAGATAATCTTATCAGTCAATATCTTTTGCATATAAAAAGGTCGACAAAAAATTACTTCCTCAGTATTAACCATGAATGTTTTTATCCACGTACGGTAAGAAAATTTACTAAGGATTCTGGTGGCTACGAGCCAGTCTATCGTTCTAAATGCTGGGTACGTGAAGGATATCTAGAAGAGGTTTTTCGAATTTCAAAGTAG
- the rfbC gene encoding dTDP-4-dehydrorhamnose 3,5-epimerase — protein sequence MKVKPTPLSDVHLLEPRVFQDQRGFFMESFNQANFCHELKLDVTFVQDNHSCSGQSVLRGLHYQIQQPQGKLVRVLAGAIFDVAVDIRRQSPTFGQWVGYTLSAQNFHQLWVPAGFAHGFLVLSEVAEVLYKATDYYAPDYERCILWNDSDLGIDWPLDGKVPILSEKDQAGHRLKDAEVYA from the coding sequence ATGAAAGTAAAACCAACGCCCCTGTCTGATGTGCACCTTTTAGAACCACGAGTTTTTCAAGACCAACGTGGCTTTTTCATGGAGAGCTTCAATCAAGCTAATTTTTGTCATGAACTAAAGTTAGATGTTACTTTTGTGCAAGACAATCACTCTTGCTCAGGACAGTCAGTGCTTAGGGGGTTGCATTATCAGATTCAACAGCCCCAAGGTAAGTTAGTACGGGTGTTAGCGGGAGCAATTTTTGATGTCGCTGTTGATATTCGCCGTCAATCTCCTACCTTTGGTCAATGGGTAGGCTACACTCTGAGCGCTCAAAACTTTCATCAACTTTGGGTACCGGCTGGTTTTGCCCATGGTTTTTTGGTGTTATCGGAGGTGGCGGAAGTACTCTACAAGGCTACGGACTATTATGCTCCTGACTATGAGCGCTGCATTCTTTGGAATGACTCTGATTTAGGTATTGATTGGCCGCTGGATGGGAAAGTGCCTATTTTATCTGAGAAGGATCAAGCTGGTCATCGGCTCAAAGACGCTGAGGTTTATGCTTAG
- the rfbD gene encoding dTDP-4-dehydrorhamnose reductase, producing MKILLIGAGGQVGQELEQLLAHDRVIELLACDRTSLDLTQPQAIADQVAAFRPQVIVNAAAYTAVDKAEAEPDLAQAINALAPGALAQAATQVGASLVHISTDYVFDGIQSVPYQEDSPCNPLGVYGDTKRAGEVAVMAACDRHIILRTAWVYGAKGKGNFAKTILRLAQERDRLRVVYDQIGTPTWAYDIARAIVALLPQLGPETYGTYHFTNSGVASWYDFAVAIVEEAQVLGLPLTLEEVEPITTADYPTPARRPAYSVLSGEKIAGMLGTTPPHWRQSLRQMLSELYGSMPS from the coding sequence ATGAAAATTTTGCTTATAGGGGCCGGAGGACAGGTTGGACAAGAGCTAGAGCAACTTTTGGCTCATGATCGAGTGATTGAGTTGCTGGCTTGCGATCGCACCTCCCTCGACCTCACCCAACCCCAAGCCATAGCGGACCAAGTGGCAGCCTTTCGGCCTCAGGTGATTGTCAATGCGGCCGCCTACACGGCGGTAGATAAAGCCGAAGCTGAGCCCGACTTAGCCCAGGCTATCAACGCTCTGGCTCCGGGTGCTTTGGCCCAGGCGGCGACCCAAGTGGGTGCTAGCCTCGTGCATATCTCTACAGACTATGTGTTTGACGGTATCCAGTCGGTGCCTTACCAGGAAGATAGCCCCTGTAACCCCTTAGGAGTCTATGGCGATACCAAGCGAGCAGGGGAGGTAGCGGTGATGGCAGCGTGCGATCGCCACATCATTCTCCGCACCGCCTGGGTCTATGGAGCCAAGGGCAAGGGAAACTTTGCCAAAACCATTCTGCGGCTGGCCCAAGAGCGAGACCGCCTGCGGGTAGTCTATGACCAGATTGGAACACCCACCTGGGCCTACGACATTGCTCGCGCCATTGTGGCGCTACTGCCCCAGCTCGGGCCAGAGACCTACGGTACCTACCACTTCACCAACAGCGGTGTGGCCAGCTGGTACGATTTTGCAGTTGCCATTGTGGAAGAGGCCCAAGTCTTAGGTCTGCCCCTCACCTTAGAGGAGGTTGAGCCAATTACCACCGCTGACTACCCGACCCCGGCCCGTCGCCCAGCCTACTCGGTGCTGAGCGGCGAGAAAATTGCCGGTATGCTGGGCACAACGCCGCCCCACTGGCGTCAGTCTCTACGTCAAATGCTGTCAGAACTCTACGGCTCGATGCCATCCTAA
- a CDS encoding glucose-1-phosphate thymidylyltransferase has translation MKALVLSGGKGTRLRPLTHTGAKQLVPVANKPILWYGIESIVAAGITDIGIIINPETGAEIQAKTGNGERFGANLTYILQAEPAGLAHAVKVAQPFLQDSPFVMYLGDNLIQDGLESFLQQFHDNGSDALIMLKSVANPTAFGVAKVSAEGQVMELIEKPQIPPSNLALVGVYVFAATIHEAIAQILPSARGELEITDAIQTLIEAGKRVDARQLSGWWLDTGKKDDLLEANRIILDDCSATAIKGDIDDQSQILGRVSIGTGSRILNCTIRGPVVIGQDCHLENCFIGPYSSIADRVKLVEADLEHSVVLADAQVVGVHQRIVDSLIGQRVHIREAPRRPKALRFMLGDDSQVELTP, from the coding sequence ATGAAAGCACTTGTTTTATCGGGAGGCAAAGGCACGCGGCTGCGCCCCTTGACCCACACTGGCGCTAAGCAGTTGGTGCCAGTGGCCAACAAGCCAATTCTCTGGTACGGCATTGAAAGCATTGTGGCGGCTGGCATCACGGATATTGGCATCATCATCAACCCAGAGACGGGGGCTGAAATTCAGGCAAAAACTGGAAACGGAGAGCGCTTTGGGGCCAACCTAACCTACATTCTCCAGGCAGAGCCGGCGGGTCTGGCCCATGCGGTTAAGGTGGCCCAGCCCTTTTTGCAAGACTCTCCCTTTGTCATGTACCTAGGCGATAACCTAATTCAAGATGGGTTAGAGAGCTTCTTGCAGCAATTCCACGACAACGGCTCCGACGCCTTGATCATGCTGAAATCTGTCGCTAACCCCACGGCTTTTGGGGTCGCTAAGGTCTCAGCCGAGGGCCAGGTGATGGAGCTGATCGAAAAGCCCCAGATTCCTCCTTCAAACTTGGCGTTGGTGGGGGTTTATGTGTTTGCCGCCACGATTCACGAGGCCATAGCCCAAATCTTGCCCTCGGCACGGGGGGAGCTAGAAATTACCGATGCCATTCAAACGCTGATCGAGGCTGGTAAGCGGGTCGATGCCCGGCAGCTCAGCGGCTGGTGGCTCGATACCGGCAAAAAAGACGACCTGCTCGAAGCTAACCGTATTATTCTTGACGATTGCTCAGCCACTGCTATTAAAGGCGATATCGATGACCAGAGCCAGATTTTAGGGCGAGTCAGCATTGGCACTGGGTCGCGTATTCTCAACTGCACCATTCGGGGGCCAGTGGTGATTGGCCAAGATTGCCACCTAGAGAATTGCTTCATCGGCCCCTACAGCAGCATTGCCGACCGAGTCAAACTGGTGGAAGCTGACCTTGAGCACAGCGTAGTGCTAGCCGATGCCCAGGTGGTAGGAGTACACCAGCGTATTGTCGATAGCCTGATTGGGCAACGAGTCCACATTAGAGAGGCACCCCGTCGCCCCAAGGCCTTACGGTTTATGCTCGGTGACGACAGCCAGGTTGAGCTGACGCCGTGA